GTCATCAGTTGGGCCATAAACTGTTGTGAGACAGAAATCCTTATCCTCCGTCAGCAAGTTGACAGTTGCTGTCAGGGAGAACTAAGAGGCGATATAGTTACTAAGGTGAACTAGTGAGCTATTCCAGAAGATGCTGATTCCACCCCTAGATCCAAGGGCAGGCAGGTGGCAAACTTGACCCAACGTCGCCCCCCAATCTCCCTAGCAAGTGCATCAGTCCAGTCACTAATTTTCGTCTCTTAAAGACAGACAATTGCCGGTTTCCAAGCAGTTAAGCTTTCCTGAATGGCATGGTGTTTAGCAGGTAAATTTAGGCCTCTAACGTTCCATGATATTATAGTGCATTTCGGACAACTCATGGGGGAAACAAGTTTGCCAGCAGCGAAACATCACTAGAGTTGTACAAACACAGGGTACACCAGCCCAACTAGCAGGCAGCAGCGAACGCGAGCACCACCAATAGCCCCTGCTCCTCGTTGCCTAAATGCTGCGACTAGCACTAATCCTACCGACTGAAAAGAGAAACACATTCCTAATTCTAACCGGCGCACCACCGTCCTCTACTGGATTACATGAAGTTTTGCTAACATGGAGCACTCATTCAGCGGCTGTGGCCGGGCCACCAAGTTCTGCTGCTACGCGAAGAGCTGCGTCATTAAGGTGAGTGAGAAGCTCGAGACCATGGATGTCCTCCTGGGAGAGTGGTTCTTCAAGGCACTGCACAAGCTTCTTGGCCGCATATGCTGTCATCTTGTCGCTCGGGCCGAGGATGCCAAGGCCTTGGACGATTCTCAGGGAAGCACGACTCGCGACCGGGACGTTGTTCTTTGCTTCGGCTTGACGGGCACTCCGCCTGGAGGGGCCCAGCGGCTTCTTGGGCTTTGCAACATCCGGCGATGGCACATTTGGAGTGCCGATGATGGGCTTTTGAACGTCGGAGAAGAGGGCACGGACGACGTTCTGCTTGCTTTTGTCTTCCTGGGAGCTGCACTGCCCAATCTTGAGGCCGTCCATCTACGCGATGACCAGGGGAAGGTGCACCGGCACCACGGCCGTTGGGGTAGCTGGCTTGGACGTCTTCAGGGCGGGGCTTGGGCGACTGCGTAGAGGGGTACGAGCGCGGCTGAGGGTGGAAGGGGTCCGGCGGCCATCTGTCGTTGTCTTGGAGAGCTTCTCCTATGGCATTGGTGAGAAGGACAGCGGCTGGGCCAGAGCGGCTTCTATTGTGGCGTTCACCTCGAAAACCATGTTGTTCGTCCAGCGGGGTGGGGTGATGGAGTCACGCTTGTTTGCAAAGAAACAAGCCACATGGTCTTCGAGCTCATGAGCTGGCGGATGGAGCGGCGCGTCAGTCGTTGCTGGAGGAACCCGAGGAGGGCAGGCCGCTCTGGTAGGACGCAGGAGACCGCGGCTCGCGAGGGGTCCAGTCCTCGACGCGGTCGATGTGGAAGAGCAGGGAGCTACGCTCCCCCTCAGGAGGCGGTGGGACAGCACAGTTGGCCTGAGCAGCGGCGAGTAGCCCAACATCTCCATCATCCGTCCGACGCCCTCCTCGAAGCTGGAGAGGAAGTGGCGGGTGGGGATGTCCGTGAGGTTCCACACCCACACCCAGGCGGCGAACGTGCGTGTGTCCCAGCACTCGAAGGTGTGGCTGTCAAGCCGGTCGATGATGCAGAACTTTCCCAGGACCTCCTTTGCCCCCTCCAGGGACCACATGTCAAGGGGAAGGTGCTCGATGACGACACGGGCGTGCATCATCCAGGTTTGGCGgaccgcgtgctcgtcggggcgcCAAGGCTTGCTGAGGAAGGAGACGCCCTCGACATTGATGTTGTTGTAGCGCAGGGCGGCGTCGCGGTGAGCCAGGTCCTCGAAGTGGATGAGGAAATCTTCGGGGTGGTGGCACGTGAACCTCAGCAGATGCGGCCCGATGCGCAGCTGCGCCTCGATAGCGCGCCCCACCATCATCGGGTTGATGGCGTGGAAGTTATCCGTGGCCGTGAGCAGCACGACATGGTTCTTGAGGATGAAGCATTGGTGCTCCATGGCCCACGTGCGGATAACCACGCCATGGCTGTGTCGTTGACAGCGCGATGGGGAAGCAGGGACGAAAGAGGCCGGTTCATCTTTGGCCATAAAGGTTATTGCCGTGTTGTTCCATGGGCTCAGTTTGCTAACTTGATGGACTTCGGCGAGGTCACATAGCGCCCGTTTGCGCCAGTTGTTAGAggcaaaagtctcaaagactgtcaggaCGTTGAAATTGTCCTTCTCTGGTGAATATCCTCCTGCGGTTGTGGTGAGGATTGACTccccactttttgctacctgtcgGAGTACCCAGCATGCCCGGAGGCTGTGTGTTGAGACTGTGTGCGGAGTAGTATGGATTGGGCAGGGTTTGTCCAATAGTTCGTCAAGAACGAACCTATGTCCCGTGAAGGGCTTGTTCTTCCTATCCGCAGCCCGATTGTCGGGTGACCCACCGGGGTATATTCTTTTAGCCCGGGCCGCACTCTGCGTCGACGTGGCGGGCTCCAGTTGAGTTTTCTGGGCCCACCatatgctttccatcgcacaatacttttgtaTTACCTGCAATAACTCCGTGAAGCTCTGTATGTGGCGGCGGTCAAGGGCATTCAATATCCCTTCATCTGTGCAGTTACGGTGGAAGACCGAGACTACGTCATTGTCCGAATAgtccttgatcttgtttttaacaagcaagaatctggcccagaagtggtggaccgtttacTGGGGCTGCTGTCGTAAATACATCAGGTCATATATATCTGGAGGACCTGAGTTTCTTAGAGAGtatagattgtggtgggtgggtggattgaaTTTTGAATCCTGTCCCACGTCCGTGTTTGGAGCTGGTATGGCTTCTGCAGTGATCAGTTCTGGTCCAGCTAAGCGCGAGGGCTCTTGCGACCACGCCGCTGAGTCAGAGTCCGGCGGGAGTAAAGTCCCTCCCAAAGGGGAAGCATCCGGCTCGGGGGATTCGGGGACCCAAACATACTTGGTCCTTAATATGGAGGGGGGGGAGTCGTCGGTGGCCGGTTCCTCGACTATCGCCACGAAGTGGGTGACCGGTGGGTgattgatttccctctggtcgaggttgagcccgatccgatcatagttcgttgagacccccagggcagcgatgcggtCTAGCGGTTCGTTTAAAGACGGAACATCTGCCGGATCCAGTTTTTCGGAGTACTTGGGACCAATGCGAGGACGGTGTCCGGCGGCCGTGAGGGGACTTGCGGGCTCGATGGCCGTGCGTTCCTTCATGGTAAAACCGCCGAACCGGAGGGTCTGCCCTAGAGccaggcaccctccggaagtgatgTTGTCATTGATGACCAGGTGAGCCATAGATCGCTTTTGGCAGACATCACAAcgaagctctcaatgaaagcaccaatgtcggtgtcaaaactggcagatctcgggtagggggggccaagctatgcgtctaaggatcaatggtaacaggaggccaggggacacgatgtttacctaggtttgggccctcttagtggacgtaaaaccctactcctgcttgattatgatTATCAAATAGGAGGattacaagagatgatctacctcaagatcctGATGGCTAACCATAGATGGCTAGCCTATGAGGATTCCGATGATGGTAAAAAGTTCCCCTCTACGGTCTAACCCCCCCGTTTATATACACACAGGAGGGGGTCTATAGATGGTACAAAGTCGGGTTATCAGGGAAAGAAACCTCCGGACTCTATTCTTGCCGTCCACGCGttgagaagtcccatccggacatggtagATGATCTTCGACGTGATCCTATGCGGCCCATGCAGCGCCGCCCAAACTCCTAGGCCGGACATCTatggacccccgaatccaggactccctcaccatccCTGGTGGTCACTGCAGCGCCCGTAGGCCCCACAACTCTGTCCTTGGACATGGCAACAACTGGATTGTTGTTCGCCCCGCTCCGGACGACGTCGCTTGCCTGGCTAGGATCGTCAAAACATTGCAGAATCTGTTCAGCGCCTCCGCCTCCTCTACCACCGTCCGTAGGCGTTGGCGCTGGAAGCTTGAATGTAGACGGAGTGCCCACCATCACATCCTTCTTCTTGGGCGCATGGGTGGTGAAGAAGATGTTGATAAAGCTGGCGCGTAGAGTGCTGAATCAGGTTTACACACaagatccccctacctggcgcgccaaagatgtcgtgcaTACGATGATCTATGGGACCTGCCCCATACCCTTTGCGGTTCGACTATGGGGATCCATGCACACAAAGAGTAGAATCAGCAGACCACACaagcgtttacccaggttcgggccgccgtgaggcgtaaaaccctactcctgctttgttatTGGATGTGTTTGAGCTCAAGTACAAGGAGAGCAGCTTGCCGACAAGGTGTGTGGAAAGTGCAGCTACACGTGTAAATGAGCAAAGTGTCAACCTTTGTAAAGGTAGCCATGAGCCTCCTTCTATGGATGAAGGGGTCACTACAGTGACAAAATGGTAATTACAAGTGTAGAATAGTGGgtacagtgctatcatacctaaccctgccGAATTAGGACAAAAGCAATAAATGCGTCGTGAGGTGTCACATTGGGGATGTTCTCCGGCAAGGATCGCCTCTCCTTCTGTGTCGTTCGCCCAACTACCTCCTATTTCGTTGCCACGCCTCTAGGACGGGTGGAAATAAACTTGTCTCTTCGGCGGTGAGTTGACGCATGCCCAAACAAGCCTCACCAAACAACTTGCCTGCTCGACACCTACTTGACAAGCGACGGGCTAATcgctgaggtggagcggtggcaagATAGTGGGAGCTTGTCGGTGTGTAACTTGCCGACAACTTGAGTCTTGATCTTCGGTACTAACTTAGTACTTCTCTATGACCTACCTAGAGGTCTTCTTCATGGTTTCATAAACCAAGTCTTGAGTCTTGTTTGGAGTTGTCCTCCAACAAGCCCCGCCGTCGGGAAGGCTACTACTGCTTGTGCACAAGTCGGGGTACTAAGGCACCCATGTCTTAGTACACCGACACATGGTGATGAGGTTGTCGATCCGAGAGCAGATCTttccgggggagggggggggggatgatgcggtgcacccttcggtcatccccatggacaccacaccgactcatcaagcaccaagtggaccaatgacaagagctcgcaCATGTGCCATCCAAAGCGAGGTGAACTCAGTCCTCTTCGAGCTTGACATGAATATGGATGGGACTTGGTTACTACCTAATCATGGAACCATCTCGAGTAAGGAGCTGGCGGTGGTAGTCGTATCTGTCATATGGGCCATCTCGAGTAGTCATAATAAGGATGCTATTAAGTTCCAGCCGATTCGCTCTATGGAGCTTATCAGGGAGATGATCCAGGCACTAGATATTTCAGAAAGTGCCGCGACCATGCTAAGGCCGGGAGAAGTTTGGCTACAACTGAAGGTTGTGTGAAGATCAACACTGATGCTATGATGAACGCAGTAGCAAAGTCCTCAGGAGCAGGGATTGTAGCCCGAAATCACAATGGTGAGTTCTTGGCTGGAATCTGCAAATATAATGATACAATATACCCCTATATTAGTGAACTATAGGCAGTTCGGGAGGCAACATGTCCTCATCGAGACGGATTGTCTGATAATTCAAGATGAATGGAAGGATGGTACGTTCAGTTCCATGAAGACCATATATTCAGAGAGATTCAACCACTTCTCTCAATTTTGCAGGAATTTGATATTACCTACGCTCGAAGACGCCAATGAGGTAGCTCATAGGTGTGCTAAGGAAGCTGTAATTAGTGTTTTCAGTGTAACCTCTTTTCGTGTACGAGTTCCTGCTTGCTCTTGTGCAGTCGGACTCTGTTCGCCAATACGTTGAATAAAATGTCTTGAATGACGGTTCTAAAATAAGACTAGGATACCATCCAACTTCACGGGGAAAGGGCTTTTGAAGATGAGTCAATTCTCTCGCTATTGTTCTATAAAAAATATATTCTCTCGCTATCtcgctcaaaaaaaaaagaaaagaaaaacagaaggaaAATGCTTTTTTTTTTGAACAAGGAAGGAAAATGCTCTTGCCATCACTCAAAACACCTTCCACCATCCCGTCCgtgcctctcctcttcctctcctgacCTAGCTGAAGCTCCGATCTACCCAAGCTCCAACCCGACCCGATGCAGCTATAGAAAATATCTGCAGTCTATNNNNNNNNNNNNNNNNNNNNNNNNNNNNNNNNNNNNNNNNNNNNNNNNNNNNNNNNNNNNNNNNNNNNNNNNNNNNNNNNNNNNNNNNNNNNNNNNNNNNNNNNNNNNNNNNNNNNNNNNNNNNNNNNNNNNNNNNNNNNNNNNNNNNNNNNNNNNNNNNNNNNNNNNNNNNNNNNNNNNNNNNNNNNNNNNNNNNNNNNNNNNNNNNNNNNNNNNNNNNNNNNNNNNNNNNNNNNNNNNNNNNNNNNNNNNNNNNNNNNNNNNNNNNNNNNNNNNNNNNNNNNNNNNNNNNNNNNNNNNNNNNNNNNNNNNNNNNNNNNNNNNNNNNNNNNNNNNNNNNNNNNNNNNNNNNNNNNNNNNNNNNNNNNNNNNNNNNNNNNNNCCCGACCCCAATCCCCATCCAGAACCTTGCCCCATTCCTAATTCCGACCCCCTTGAGCAAACCCTAGCCTCGTTCCGTCGCTCGATTCGTCGCTCGGAGGCTGAGGATGCGGTGCCGCCGCTCTCCGATCCGGCCGCACCGacttcccctcctcctctttctccCACATCGTCGCCGCACGGGGCACCGGCTGCCGCTTCCGGCGATTTCTCCTCCGGCCTTGCCCGGGATGGCGCCGCCGTTCCAAACGGTCATGCCGACATCGACATCCGGGCGGCCGCGGATGACAAGGCTCGGAAGCGCAGGGTCCGGAGCGAGCTGCGTCGGCAGCTTGCGTCAGAGCTCGACCAGGTACGCGTGCTCTCCAAGCGCCTCAAGGCGGCTGGCGAGGCCTTGGCAGTTGAGGCATCCCAGCCCGTACCTCGGCCACCGCCTCTGCTCACTGCTGGGTATGTGCAACCCCAGTTCTCAGGCAGTGATGCTGTGACGCCCGTACCGGCCCCAGTTACTGCTTCTGTTCCTCCTGTCCGCTCGTTTCTGCCACGCCGCCCGCTAATTGTGCCAGAAGTTCACACCGAATCACTTGACAAGGAAAAGCGAACACCAAAAGCCAATCAGCTTTACCAAAATTCAGAGTTCTTGCTTGCCAAAGATAGGATACCGCCATCAGATTCACATGGCCGGAAGAAAACCAagcaccacaagaagaagcaccGTTCCTCGTCAGCTCATGGTGCAGGTTACAACGCTGAGCAGCGACTCTACTCGCATGCATTTAAGAAGTCTTCATCACTGCTGTCCCGACTAATGAAGCACAAATTTGGGTGGGTGTTTAACAAGCCTGTTGATCCTGTTGCACTTGGGTTGCATGACTATTTTGCCATTATTAAGCACCCGATGGATCTTGGCACTATAAAGGGGCAGCTTACTCGTGGGCATTACAGGGACCCAAAGGAGTTTGCTAATGATGTACGGCTAACATTCCATAATGCCATGACGTATAATCCCAAAGGGCAGGATGTGCATTTCATGGCTGAGCAATTGTTAGGAATTTTTGAAGCTCAGTGGCCTGAGATTGAGGCTGAGGTTGACTATCTTGCGTCATGCCCACCTTTGCCGAAGAAGTTTCCACCTCCCCCGATAGACTTGCGCTTACTAGAGAGGTCAGATTCCTTAAAGCACCATACGGCGCTGGATTCCAAGTCAAGGCCGATAAGTCATACTCCCATTAGTGTCCGCACTCCATCATTGAAGAAGCCGAAGGCAAAGGATCTGGATAAAAGAGATATGACGATAGATGAGAAGCGTAAACTTAGCAATAACCTTCAGAACTTGCCTCCTGAAAAGCTTGATATTGTTGTGCAGATCATTAAGAACAAGAATCTTTCAGTTAGGCAGCATGAAGATGAGATTGAGGTTGAGATAGATAGCATGGATGCGGAGACACTTTGGGAACTTGATAGATTTGTTGCTAACTTCAAGAAGAACCTGAGCAAGCAAAAGAGGAAGGCTGAGcgtgcaatgcttgcaaggcaagATGTAGAGTTGCGTGCTCTGCATGCTGCACAACAAACAGTATGAACAGTCGACCATTCTTAATCTAGCAATAGTTCTGTAGCTAAGGAAATCGTATAATTGGTGCTGAATTACAGTTTCTTTGTATTGCAGAGTCAACAACCTAATATTGGTGAAAAATCTCCAAAGCTAAGTAAGTCCTTTTCGCCCTGATTCATTCATCCTAAAAGTAAAAGCACATGATAAGGCGATTATATAAGTACGACTTTTCTTATGCACAGATTTGATGGTGGGCGAGCAATTAGCAACTTCTGTGCCAGACCAAAATAATAATAATGGACCGAGTGCCAGTAGATCTAGCAGCTCAAGCAGCTCCAGCAGTGATTCAGATTCCTCTTCTAGTGGTAATATCTCCTTCTGTTTTGGTTTTACCTTGTGTATTTGACTTCTAGTCTATCTTTAGTTGTTTACATCTGTATTGAGCGAATGATTAGGCTGCAGTATAGTGGTATAGCCTAATCATTAATGACCGTCTTGGCAGACTCGGACAGTGACAGCTCTTCTACAGATGGATCAAATGCTGCCAATTCATCTTGAGACATAGGTAGGTTTTGGTAATTATAAATATGTTTTGGTTGCTTAGAAATTAGCAGGATGTATTTGTGTTATTATAAAGTGACAGCTATTTGTTCCTTCATTTATTCAGTAAATATTTCTTAGGCAATTGCTAATACTGTTGTTCAAAAGAAAATAACAATAGTAAGTATTTCTTGCTAGTGTGTTGGTTGGTATCGCTTGCATGTTATTTTTTGCATCGTTGACTTTCCACACCCAGATAAATCTTAAAATTTTCTGATCCCACATGATATGTTAAAGCACAGTGATCTGAAAACAGCaacttaggcctcctttggtttagaggaatcatgtaggaatttcataggataggatttctatagaaAAAATTCCTTttggagccctttggtttgtaggaatggaatcctattcctatggaggaattcttcctatcctccacatttcataggaaaataaacattagcctagattcaatggaaaaaatcctatgatgtgaatcaaagggcatctcctttcctattaCTAATAGGATTTGAGATAAATGTCATCTCAtctcctatgattttcctattcctacgatttttctaccctatgaaccaaaggaggccttagcaTTTTGGGAACATACAACCTGCCCAACAGAGTATAGGGTTTACACATTTGCTTATGtgagacaacaacaacaacaacaacaacaacaacaacaacaaagcctttagtcccaaacaagttggggtaggctagaggtgaaacccataagatctcgcaaccaactcatggctctggcacatggatagcaagcttccacgcacccctgtccatagctagctctttgtcgatactccaatccttcaggtctctcttaacggactcctcccatgtcaaattcggtcgaccccgccctctcttgacattctccgcacgctttagccgtccgctatgcactggagcttctggaggcctgcgctgaatatgcccaaaccatctcagacgatgttggacaagcttctcctcaattggtgctaccccaactctatctcgtatatcatcattctggactcgatccttcctcgtgtggccacacatccatctcaacatacgcatctccgccacacctaactgttgaacatgtcgccttttagtcggccagcactccgcgccatacaacattgcgggtcgaaccgccgtcctgtacaacttgccttttagcttttgtggcactctcttgtcacagagaatgccagaagcttggcgccactttatccatccggctttgattcgatggttcacatcttcatcaatacccccatcctcctgcaacattgaccccaaataccgaaaggtgtccttccgaggtaccacctgaccatcaaggctaacctcctcctcacacctagtagtactaaaaccgcacatcatgtactcggttttagttctactaagcctaaaccctttcgattccaaggtttgtctccataactctaacttcctatttacccccgtccgactatcgtcaactagcaccacatcatccgcaaagagcatacaccatgggatatctccttgtatatcccttgtgacctcatccatcaccaatgcaaaaagataagggctcaaag
Above is a window of Triticum aestivum cultivar Chinese Spring chromosome 6B, IWGSC CS RefSeq v2.1, whole genome shotgun sequence DNA encoding:
- the LOC123139179 gene encoding transcription factor GTE4 — its product is PDPNPHPEPCPIPNSDPLEQTLASFRRSIRRSEAEDAVPPLSDPAAPTSPPPLSPTSSPHGAPAAASGDFSSGLARDGAAVPNGHADIDIRAAADDKARKRRVRSELRRQLASELDQVRVLSKRLKAAGEALAVEASQPVPRPPPLLTAGYVQPQFSGSDAVTPVPAPVTASVPPVRSFLPRRPLIVPEVHTESLDKEKRTPKANQLYQNSEFLLAKDRIPPSDSHGRKKTKHHKKKHRSSSAHGAGYNAEQRLYSHAFKKSSSLLSRLMKHKFGWVFNKPVDPVALGLHDYFAIIKHPMDLGTIKGQLTRGHYRDPKEFANDVRLTFHNAMTYNPKGQDVHFMAEQLLGIFEAQWPEIEAEVDYLASCPPLPKKFPPPPIDLRLLERSDSLKHHTALDSKSRPISHTPISVRTPSLKKPKAKDLDKRDMTIDEKRKLSNNLQNLPPEKLDIVVQIIKNKNLSVRQHEDEIEVEIDSMDAETLWELDRFVANFKKNLSKQKRKAERAMLARQDVELRALHAAQQTSQQPNIGEKSPKLNLMVGEQLATSVPDQNNNNGPSASRSSSSSSSSSDSDSSSSDSDSDSSSTDGSNAANSS